Proteins from one Pseudomonas grandcourensis genomic window:
- a CDS encoding ABC transporter substrate-binding protein has protein sequence MTQPLDTLWYTRCPVPTGLGIAVQKGWLQDTVGALGTQVQSLRESTDKAVRESHFDHTLRNSVRHGGNIPAIWARAQGRETRVIGLSWADEVQLILTLPDSGIKTVKDLKGRRFGLPDWAGAQIDFTRAQALRGLENALILEGLQVGDVQLVNFRYEGTFSDPQVSTVNGTPVSAQQVEGRNLELVGLLRGEVDAIFLKGASAARQAHEFGLHTVIDTGSHPEPLIRSNNGTPRTLAVDLNLLDNHFDVATGILDSVRRAEHWAHTHPEDTRRYLARETNSSEYWVSAAYGNDAHLRLRTELDEQAIDALQDFTHFLHRWRFIPKSFDVRDWIDPRPLDALLQTPTALAG, from the coding sequence GCTGGCTGCAAGACACCGTTGGCGCATTGGGTACGCAAGTGCAGTCGCTGCGCGAATCCACCGACAAGGCCGTGCGTGAATCGCACTTCGATCACACACTGCGCAACTCGGTGCGTCACGGCGGCAACATCCCGGCCATCTGGGCCAGGGCCCAGGGTCGGGAAACCCGGGTCATTGGCCTGTCCTGGGCCGATGAAGTGCAACTGATCCTGACCCTTCCCGACAGCGGCATCAAAACCGTCAAGGACCTCAAGGGACGCCGTTTCGGCTTGCCCGACTGGGCCGGCGCGCAAATAGACTTCACCCGTGCCCAGGCCCTGCGCGGGCTGGAAAACGCCCTGATACTGGAAGGCCTGCAGGTCGGCGATGTGCAGCTGGTGAACTTTCGTTATGAAGGCACGTTCAGCGATCCGCAGGTCAGCACCGTGAACGGCACGCCGGTCAGTGCGCAACAGGTCGAGGGGCGCAACCTGGAATTGGTGGGTCTGCTGCGCGGCGAGGTCGATGCAATCTTCCTCAAAGGCGCCAGCGCCGCCCGGCAGGCCCATGAGTTCGGCCTGCACACCGTCATCGACACCGGCTCGCATCCCGAACCACTGATTCGCAGCAACAATGGCACCCCTCGCACGCTGGCAGTGGACCTTAACCTGCTGGACAACCACTTCGATGTCGCCACCGGCATTCTCGATTCCGTACGACGCGCCGAACATTGGGCCCACACCCATCCGGAAGACACCCGCCGCTACCTGGCCCGGGAAACCAACAGCAGCGAGTACTGGGTCAGCGCCGCGTATGGCAACGATGCTCATCTGCGCTTGCGCACCGAACTGGATGAGCAGGCCATCGACGCCCTGCAGGACTTCACACACTTCCTGCATCGCTGGCGCTTCATCCCGAAAAGCTTCGACGTGCGCGACTGGATCGATCCTCGACCGCTGGACGCGTTGCTGCAAACACCTACCGC